A genomic segment from Azospirillum sp. TSA2s encodes:
- a CDS encoding glycosyltransferase family 4 protein: MARLLLINYEFPPLGGGAANATANMARELAALGVEVRVLTSSFAALPRSETVDGVTVQRIPTLRRRRDRSSIVEMLAFLASSLVAAPLLAARWRPDATIAYFGLPCGPAAWMVRLLFGVPYIVSLRGGDVPGFQYEGISLYHRLAGPVIAALWRRAAAVVANSEGLAALARRFTPDQPVLIIPNGVDTALYQPEDRPEQATGPLRLLFVGRLVRQKGLDCLLDAIARLPAPDAVHLRLVGDGPARPELERQAAALGIAGQVAFVGWAERAAMPGLYAGADVFVFPSRDEGMPNVVLEAMAASLPVIATRIAGTRDLVVEGETGLMIDTDDAAALASAIVRLASDPALRRRLGGQGRRRVVEGFSWRAVAEAYLHLAHSPPTLSTVQQAD, translated from the coding sequence ATGGCCCGCCTCCTCCTGATCAACTACGAGTTCCCGCCCCTGGGCGGCGGGGCTGCCAACGCCACTGCCAACATGGCGCGCGAGTTGGCGGCTCTGGGGGTGGAGGTGCGCGTCCTGACCTCGTCCTTCGCGGCCTTGCCTCGGAGCGAGACGGTCGATGGCGTGACCGTCCAGCGCATTCCCACCTTGCGCCGCCGCCGGGACCGCAGTTCCATTGTCGAGATGCTGGCTTTCCTCGCCAGTTCGCTGGTCGCAGCCCCGCTGCTCGCCGCCCGCTGGCGCCCCGATGCCACCATCGCCTATTTCGGCCTGCCCTGTGGTCCGGCGGCCTGGATGGTCCGCCTGCTGTTTGGAGTGCCCTACATCGTCAGCCTGCGCGGCGGCGATGTGCCGGGCTTCCAGTATGAGGGCATTTCGCTCTACCACCGCTTGGCCGGGCCGGTAATCGCCGCCCTGTGGCGCCGGGCGGCGGCGGTGGTCGCCAACAGCGAAGGGTTGGCGGCACTGGCCCGACGCTTTACCCCCGACCAGCCGGTTCTGATCATCCCCAACGGGGTGGACACCGCGCTCTACCAGCCGGAGGATAGGCCCGAGCAGGCGACCGGACCGTTGCGTCTGCTGTTCGTCGGCCGGCTGGTGCGACAGAAGGGGCTGGACTGTCTGCTTGACGCCATCGCCCGCCTGCCGGCCCCAGATGCCGTTCACCTTCGACTGGTCGGCGACGGCCCGGCGCGGCCGGAGTTGGAACGCCAGGCGGCAGCACTGGGGATTGCCGGACAGGTGGCTTTCGTCGGTTGGGCCGAACGTGCGGCAATGCCGGGCCTTTATGCCGGCGCCGACGTCTTCGTCTTCCCCTCGCGTGACGAGGGCATGCCGAACGTGGTGCTGGAGGCGATGGCCGCCAGTCTACCGGTGATCGCCACCCGCATCGCCGGCACCCGCGATTTGGTGGTCGAGGGGGAAACCGGGCTGATGATCGACACCGATGACGCCGCCGCCCTGGCCTCCGCCATCGTCCGTCTGGCCAGCGACCCGGCTCTGCGCCGCCGGCTGGGGGGACAGGGCCGCCGCCGGGTGGTGGAGGGCTTTTCCTGGCGGGCGGTGGCGGAGGCCTATCTCCACCTTGCGCACAGCCCTCCGACGCTCTCCACCGTCCAGCAAGCCGATTGA
- a CDS encoding bifunctional 2-polyprenyl-6-hydroxyphenol methylase/3-demethylubiquinol 3-O-methyltransferase UbiG, translating to MDRIDNKANYRSPSLVTGYDAHRRIGEDDYVNSLEVGYFIAQVRRLAGPSGSIIDMGAGTGKLSLAFARLGYAVTAFDQSDAMLERLEAKARAEGLTIAVRQGDIVADVDDAPSAPSHDVAVSSRVLMHVADPDVMIRHMAKRSRRGIVLDAPRRASPNRLLAGWRSLTGGEVYRCFDDRSLLDSVGRCGLRVIDASPLFTLPIGLHLALHRKAVSTALERALRPARGAASTLFLAAERTG from the coding sequence ATGGACAGGATCGACAACAAGGCCAACTACCGCTCGCCCAGCCTGGTGACGGGCTATGACGCCCATCGCCGGATCGGGGAGGATGATTACGTCAACAGCCTGGAGGTCGGCTATTTCATTGCCCAGGTCCGCCGCCTTGCCGGGCCAAGCGGCTCGATCATCGATATGGGCGCCGGCACCGGCAAGCTGTCTTTGGCCTTCGCCCGGCTGGGCTACGCGGTCACCGCCTTCGACCAGTCGGATGCGATGCTGGAGCGGCTGGAGGCCAAGGCCCGGGCCGAAGGGCTCACCATCGCCGTGCGGCAAGGCGACATCGTCGCCGATGTGGACGATGCGCCGAGCGCCCCATCCCATGACGTGGCGGTGTCGTCACGCGTGCTGATGCATGTTGCCGACCCCGACGTTATGATCCGTCATATGGCCAAGCGATCGCGCCGGGGCATCGTGCTGGACGCCCCGCGCCGGGCAAGCCCAAACCGGCTGCTGGCGGGGTGGCGCTCCTTGACGGGGGGCGAGGTCTACCGTTGCTTCGATGACCGTAGCCTGCTGGACAGCGTCGGCCGCTGTGGGCTGCGGGTGATCGATGCCTCTCCCTTGTTCACGCTGCCCATCGGCCTGCATCTGGCCTTGCACCGCAAAGCCGTGTCGACCGCGCTGGAGCGCGCGCTTCGCCCGGCGCGGGGGGCTGCCTCGACATTATTCCTGGCGGCGGAGAGGACGGGATGA
- a CDS encoding tetratricopeptide repeat protein, which produces MELTTQHAAELYRTGQVEQALAVLDAVLAATPQDWMARNTRGVVLCRLGRASEAVPAFTRLLAVDPAFAEGWFNLALARRAVGETSAAAGGLLRAVALRPAEPVFSAEAGALLHSQGVLTEALRHLRRVILLQPDQAPGYLNVAVSLMSDARYDEAVAALRRGRRLAPDHGDLALRLGQALLSQGRAAEACTVLDPLAQRVPGHGEISQNLERARLVCDVAAAVGHAALPDGLAVRGPFSVLSGYGDLAQRFVSQMAQQGTRLRLLGLTGAEAWRPAEGGVETPIRPSAALSFLTPLLVEPVSGVPTVNYTMFEGTSIPASWARANAAHDLVVVPTESSRRAWIEAGHPADRLRVCPPGIQPHPGDEAEAPRTVLGPGGRPVADFRVRILNISDFIARKNIDGLLRVWLRATRAGDDAILLLKLGKGGPTLNQDFSRLLDETARHVGRRFEEAAPIMALMGRYDEAGISTLYALATHYWSLSHGEGWDLPITRAGAKGLGLIAPRNSAYTAYLDDSIAHLIPCTTGPAHMPYSRAIYPPFQGIDWWHPDEDVAAELLTRLVRGQLDRRDPRAQLLDRFAWQKRTQDLLAVVEEVGRGR; this is translated from the coding sequence ATGGAACTCACCACACAGCATGCCGCCGAGCTTTACCGGACCGGACAGGTCGAACAGGCTTTGGCTGTGCTCGATGCGGTTTTGGCGGCGACCCCACAGGACTGGATGGCCCGCAACACGCGTGGTGTGGTGCTGTGCCGCCTCGGCCGTGCCAGCGAGGCCGTACCGGCCTTCACCCGCCTTCTGGCGGTCGATCCTGCTTTTGCCGAAGGCTGGTTCAATCTGGCGCTCGCCCGGCGGGCGGTGGGGGAGACCAGCGCGGCGGCCGGCGGCCTGCTCAGGGCCGTGGCTTTGCGGCCAGCGGAGCCGGTCTTCAGCGCGGAAGCGGGGGCGCTCCTGCACAGCCAAGGGGTCTTGACCGAGGCGCTGCGTCATCTGCGTCGGGTGATCCTGCTGCAGCCGGACCAGGCGCCAGGCTACCTCAATGTCGCGGTGTCGCTGATGTCCGATGCCCGTTACGACGAGGCGGTTGCGGCCCTGCGCCGGGGCCGGCGCCTCGCCCCCGACCATGGCGACCTTGCCTTGCGGCTGGGGCAGGCCCTGCTGTCCCAGGGCCGTGCCGCAGAGGCATGCACCGTGCTGGACCCGCTGGCCCAGCGCGTGCCTGGCCATGGCGAGATCAGCCAAAACCTGGAGCGGGCTCGGCTCGTCTGTGATGTGGCGGCGGCGGTCGGCCATGCGGCCCTGCCGGACGGCCTTGCTGTGCGCGGCCCCTTCTCGGTGCTGTCGGGTTATGGCGATCTGGCGCAACGCTTCGTGAGCCAGATGGCCCAGCAGGGCACCAGATTGCGCCTGCTCGGGCTGACCGGGGCGGAAGCCTGGCGGCCGGCGGAGGGGGGCGTGGAGACTCCGATCCGCCCATCTGCGGCTTTGAGCTTCCTGACGCCGCTGCTGGTCGAGCCGGTTTCCGGCGTTCCGACGGTCAATTACACCATGTTCGAGGGCACCAGCATCCCCGCCAGCTGGGCACGGGCCAATGCCGCCCATGATCTGGTGGTGGTGCCAACCGAATCCTCCCGTCGGGCCTGGATCGAGGCCGGTCATCCAGCCGACCGCCTGCGGGTCTGTCCGCCCGGCATTCAGCCCCATCCCGGCGACGAGGCCGAAGCCCCGCGCACGGTGCTTGGACCGGGCGGCCGCCCGGTGGCCGACTTCCGCGTGCGTATCCTCAACATCTCGGACTTCATCGCCCGCAAGAACATCGATGGCCTGTTGCGGGTTTGGCTGCGGGCGACGCGGGCCGGCGACGACGCCATCCTGCTCTTGAAGCTGGGCAAGGGGGGGCCGACCCTGAATCAGGATTTCTCCCGCCTGCTGGACGAGACCGCCCGTCATGTCGGCCGGCGGTTCGAGGAGGCCGCCCCCATCATGGCGCTGATGGGACGCTACGACGAGGCGGGCATCTCCACCCTCTATGCGCTTGCCACCCATTACTGGAGCCTGTCGCATGGCGAAGGCTGGGATCTGCCGATCACCCGGGCCGGTGCCAAGGGGCTGGGGCTGATCGCCCCCCGCAACAGCGCCTACACCGCTTATCTCGACGACAGCATCGCCCACCTGATCCCCTGCACCACCGGGCCGGCCCACATGCCCTACAGCCGGGCCATCTACCCGCCCTTCCAAGGCATCGACTGGTGGCATCCTGATGAAGATGTCGCCGCCGAACTTTTGACCCGGCTGGTGCGCGGACAGCTCGACCGGCGTGATCCGCGGGCGCAACTGCTCGATCGCTTTGCCTGGCAGAAGCGCACGCAAGATCTGCTTGCCGTGGTGGAGGAGGTCGGCCGCGGGCGATGA
- a CDS encoding bifunctional 2-polyprenyl-6-hydroxyphenol methylase/3-demethylubiquinol 3-O-methyltransferase UbiG produces MDVVSLEGERGDTASCLTYFETLAIARSAQLLDIGCRHGSFLENLRRRGYHNLQGLDIDADAVAKGEAAYPALRGRLHAYDGTVFPFEKGRFDVITMFDVIEHIAPVEAYLRELRTLLRPGGRLVFQTPNILIDVPYWMLALRLFNREKIAWMFREHCSLQTYGSLRRLLGRAGFQEVRIERNRSDTEFKKAHVRQTLGWPGLVILHASNHFPMVLYPNFWGHARA; encoded by the coding sequence ATGGATGTGGTGTCCTTGGAGGGGGAGCGCGGAGACACCGCATCCTGCCTGACCTATTTCGAAACCCTTGCCATCGCGCGCTCCGCGCAGCTGCTCGACATCGGCTGCAGGCACGGCAGTTTCCTGGAAAACTTGCGCCGCCGGGGCTATCACAACCTCCAAGGCCTGGACATCGATGCCGATGCGGTCGCCAAAGGCGAAGCTGCCTACCCAGCTCTGCGGGGGCGGCTGCATGCCTATGACGGCACCGTCTTTCCGTTCGAGAAGGGCCGCTTTGACGTCATCACCATGTTCGACGTCATCGAGCACATCGCGCCGGTCGAGGCCTATCTGAGAGAGCTGCGCACCCTGCTGCGCCCGGGTGGCCGCCTGGTCTTCCAAACGCCCAACATCCTGATCGACGTGCCTTACTGGATGCTGGCGCTGCGGCTGTTCAACCGTGAGAAGATTGCCTGGATGTTTCGCGAGCATTGCTCGCTGCAGACCTATGGCAGCCTGCGCCGCCTGCTCGGCCGTGCCGGCTTCCAGGAGGTGCGCATCGAGCGCAACCGCAGTGACACCGAGTTCAAGAAGGCGCATGTCCGCCAGACGCTGGGCTGGCCTGGATTGGTCATCCTCCACGCTTCCAACCATTTCCCGATGGTGCTCTACCCCAACTTCTGGGGTCATGCCCGGGCCTGA
- a CDS encoding trans-aconitate 2-methyltransferase, producing the protein MERPADLPSPVGYDPGSVDYDESWNTRWHDMRRYGPTGRHLRRIMADLVGRLDYDSVLDVGCGQGDLLESLMRLKPQARYAGVDFSASAVAGAKRRVPTAELDQLDLAAGALDRRFDLVVCTDVVEHIEDDRAAIVNLAAMTGKYLVVTTLQGRMREYEKLVGHYRNYKPGELEAKIRDAGLVVERVVQWGFPFYSPFYRDLFSATGINATQGTYGPVRRLLAHAIYGVFCLNAWNRGDYICVLARRPG; encoded by the coding sequence ATGGAGCGTCCTGCCGATCTGCCGTCCCCCGTCGGCTATGACCCGGGCAGCGTCGATTACGACGAAAGCTGGAACACCCGCTGGCACGACATGCGCCGCTACGGTCCGACCGGGCGCCATTTGCGCCGGATCATGGCCGATCTGGTGGGCAGGCTTGATTACGACAGCGTGCTGGATGTCGGCTGTGGCCAGGGTGACCTTCTGGAGAGCCTGATGCGGCTGAAGCCGCAGGCGCGCTATGCCGGAGTCGATTTTTCGGCGTCCGCCGTCGCCGGAGCCAAGCGCCGGGTGCCGACGGCCGAGCTGGACCAGCTCGATCTGGCCGCCGGAGCGCTTGACCGCCGCTTCGATCTGGTGGTGTGCACCGATGTGGTCGAGCACATCGAGGATGACCGCGCTGCCATCGTCAACCTCGCGGCCATGACCGGCAAATACCTGGTGGTGACCACCTTGCAAGGGCGGATGCGCGAGTATGAAAAGCTGGTCGGCCATTACCGGAACTACAAGCCGGGCGAGCTGGAGGCCAAGATCCGTGACGCCGGCCTGGTGGTCGAACGGGTGGTGCAGTGGGGCTTCCCCTTCTACTCCCCCTTCTACCGCGACCTGTTTTCCGCCACCGGCATCAACGCAACCCAGGGAACCTACGGCCCTGTCCGGCGGCTGCTGGCACACGCGATCTACGGCGTGTTCTGCTTGAACGCCTGGAACCGGGGCGATTACATCTGCGTTCTGGCGCGTCGGCCAGGCTGA
- a CDS encoding GDP-mannose 4,6-dehydratase produces the protein MTIGTTTRSEPKTALIFGVSGQDGAYLAQLLLGKGYTVHGTSRDREMAGFVNLRRLAILDRVALHSAVLTDFRSVVEVIARIRPTEIYNLAGQSSVGLSFEQPVETLNGSIGGTLNILEAIRFLKLDTRFYNAASSECFGNTGDRPADEATLFHPRSPYGVGKAAAFWAVANYREAYGLFACSGILFNHESPLRPARYVTQKVVRGAADIAERKTDRLTLGALDIARDWGWAPEYVDAMHRMLAHPEPEDFVIATGETHKLEEFVAEVFSRFGLDWRLHVDTDSGLMRPSDISRSVGNPGKARRLLDWEAQTRMTEMVTRLVEAERRRRRAEQQAGTA, from the coding sequence ATGACCATCGGAACGACGACCCGAAGCGAGCCGAAGACCGCACTGATCTTCGGCGTTTCGGGCCAGGACGGCGCCTATCTCGCCCAGCTTCTGCTGGGCAAGGGCTATACGGTCCACGGCACCTCGCGCGATCGGGAGATGGCGGGCTTCGTCAACCTGCGCCGGCTCGCCATCCTCGACCGGGTGGCTCTGCATTCGGCCGTGCTGACCGACTTCCGCAGCGTGGTCGAGGTGATCGCCCGCATCCGGCCGACCGAGATTTACAATCTGGCCGGCCAATCCTCAGTCGGGCTGTCCTTCGAACAGCCGGTGGAGACCCTGAACGGTAGCATCGGCGGCACCTTGAACATCCTGGAGGCGATCCGTTTCCTCAAGCTCGACACCCGTTTCTACAACGCCGCCTCCAGCGAGTGCTTCGGCAACACCGGTGACCGGCCCGCCGATGAGGCCACCTTGTTCCACCCGCGCAGCCCCTACGGGGTGGGCAAGGCGGCGGCCTTCTGGGCGGTGGCGAACTACCGCGAGGCCTATGGCCTGTTCGCCTGCTCCGGCATCCTGTTCAATCATGAGTCTCCCTTGCGCCCGGCGCGCTACGTTACCCAGAAGGTGGTGCGCGGGGCGGCCGACATCGCCGAGCGCAAGACCGACCGCCTGACGCTCGGCGCGCTCGACATCGCCCGCGACTGGGGGTGGGCGCCGGAATATGTCGACGCGATGCACCGCATGCTGGCCCATCCCGAGCCGGAGGATTTCGTCATCGCCACCGGCGAGACCCACAAGCTGGAAGAGTTTGTCGCAGAGGTCTTTTCCCGCTTCGGGCTTGACTGGCGCTTGCATGTCGACACGGACAGTGGCCTGATGCGCCCGTCCGACATCAGCCGCAGCGTCGGCAATCCCGGCAAGGCCCGTCGCCTGCTGGACTGGGAGGCGCAGACCCGCATGACCGAGATGGTCACCCGGCTGGTCGAGGCGGAGAGGCGCCGTCGGCGCGCCGAACAGCAAGCGGGCACGGCCTGA
- a CDS encoding tetratricopeptide repeat protein — MATVAEALQLAVDHHRAGRLTEAGDLYRRILAVDGRNPQALHLLGVIERHRGNGEGAITLIGQAVAIMPDFAEARANLGNAYRSVGRIDEAAAAYRTAIAINPGVAGSYYSLGVLLCGQGGPRSQAQAMAALARTVLLTPGDPDVHHDLAIARKQAVRLDEAAAGQRRALALRPDFAAAWMTLGNVLTELGERDHALAAYRRSLRVQWASADAHYNFGNVLYTTGQLIEAATHYRHAVEYGLTSALVREAAAFADLGRDADAEASLRAALTVPGGDVPTAIDMLVALFIRQKRLDEARQFFASFRHPHSTPPTAYGAECLTAIAETYLEEGRNAEALTLLGRVNSHASRYFTVRSIAALRHTLDGMSLTLKRPSNPAPGRPRVGSSSLATHGRFAHNVFEYMLVRLYAETYGLTLETPDWVGGHYFDLNDPTPSAPLRPLFFPRRIINDLVEQPSEAPLVDCDILSPLGPYRYPERHRARIQSWFRPRPVWAPWITPPLERLRALGNTVVALHIRRGDFVLFRYTITETAWYVAWLQTIWSGLDRPVLYIASDDPAIVQDFAAFNPVTLADVAEPWSGLEYLQDFHVLANADILGVSAQSGFSRLAALLNTRAHLFVEPDAEAGRVQPYSPWMPETASGQAP, encoded by the coding sequence ATGGCAACCGTTGCCGAAGCGTTGCAGCTCGCGGTCGATCATCACCGCGCCGGCCGCCTAACCGAGGCGGGCGATCTCTACCGCCGGATCCTGGCGGTGGACGGGCGTAACCCACAGGCCCTGCATCTGCTGGGCGTGATCGAACGGCACCGCGGCAATGGGGAGGGGGCCATCACCCTGATCGGCCAGGCAGTGGCCATCATGCCGGACTTTGCCGAGGCGCGCGCCAATCTCGGCAACGCCTACCGCAGCGTTGGGCGCATCGACGAAGCCGCCGCCGCGTACCGCACCGCCATCGCGATCAATCCCGGCGTGGCCGGCAGCTACTACAGCCTGGGTGTCCTGTTGTGCGGCCAGGGAGGCCCACGGTCGCAAGCACAAGCCATGGCGGCTTTGGCGCGCACCGTGCTGCTGACGCCCGGTGATCCCGATGTGCATCACGATCTGGCGATCGCGCGCAAGCAGGCGGTGCGGCTGGATGAGGCGGCGGCGGGGCAACGGCGCGCCTTGGCGCTGCGCCCCGACTTTGCCGCCGCCTGGATGACCCTTGGCAATGTGTTGACCGAGTTGGGGGAGCGGGACCATGCCTTGGCGGCCTATCGCCGCTCGCTGCGGGTGCAATGGGCCTCGGCTGATGCCCACTACAATTTTGGCAATGTCCTCTACACGACAGGGCAGCTGATCGAGGCGGCGACCCACTATCGCCATGCGGTCGAATATGGGTTAACCTCAGCCCTGGTGCGCGAGGCTGCCGCCTTCGCCGATCTCGGGCGTGACGCCGATGCGGAGGCCAGCCTGCGCGCCGCCCTGACGGTTCCAGGCGGCGACGTTCCGACCGCCATCGACATGCTGGTGGCGCTTTTCATCCGCCAGAAGCGGCTGGACGAGGCCCGTCAGTTTTTTGCCAGTTTCCGCCATCCGCACAGCACCCCACCGACCGCCTACGGGGCGGAGTGCCTGACCGCCATCGCCGAGACCTATCTGGAGGAGGGGCGCAACGCTGAGGCGCTGACGCTGTTGGGCCGGGTCAACAGCCACGCCAGTCGGTATTTCACCGTCCGTTCCATCGCCGCCCTGCGCCACACGTTGGATGGCATGAGCTTAACGTTGAAGCGCCCGTCCAACCCAGCCCCCGGCCGGCCGCGGGTCGGCTCCTCCTCGCTTGCGACCCATGGCCGCTTCGCCCACAATGTGTTCGAATATATGCTGGTCCGGCTTTATGCGGAAACCTACGGCCTGACGCTTGAGACGCCGGATTGGGTCGGCGGCCATTATTTCGATCTCAATGATCCGACGCCTTCGGCTCCGCTTCGCCCACTGTTCTTTCCACGCCGGATCATCAATGATCTGGTCGAGCAGCCATCCGAGGCCCCGCTGGTCGACTGCGACATCCTGTCGCCACTCGGGCCCTACCGCTATCCCGAGCGCCACCGCGCCCGCATCCAGTCCTGGTTCCGTCCGCGCCCAGTCTGGGCTCCCTGGATCACACCGCCGCTGGAGCGGCTCCGGGCGCTCGGCAACACGGTGGTCGCTCTGCACATCCGGCGCGGCGACTTCGTCCTGTTCCGCTACACCATCACCGAGACGGCCTGGTACGTGGCCTGGTTGCAGACGATCTGGAGCGGGCTGGACCGGCCGGTCCTCTACATCGCTTCGGACGATCCCGCCATCGTGCAGGATTTCGCCGCCTTCAACCCGGTGACGCTCGCCGACGTCGCCGAGCCCTGGAGCGGGTTGGAGTATCTGCAGGACTTTCATGTCCTGGCCAACGCCGACATCCTCGGCGTCAGCGCCCAAAGCGGCTTCAGCCGCCTGGCCGCGCTCTTGAACACCCGTGCCCATCTGTTCGTCGAGCCCGATGCCGAGGCCGGACGGGTGCAGCCCTATTCCCCCTGGATGCCCGAGACGGCGTCCGGGCAGGCCCCTTGA
- the gmd gene encoding GDP-mannose 4,6-dehydratase yields MSKVALITGATGQDGAYLAELLLGKGYVVHGVKRRSSSFNTGRIEHLYRDPHEEGVRFFMHYGDLTDSTNLIRLVQQIQPTEIYNLAAQSHVHVSFETPEYTANADGIGTLRLLEAIRILGMEKTARFYQASTSELYGKVQETPQRETTPFYPRSPYAAAKLYAYWITVNYREAYGMHANNGILFNHEGPTRGETFVTRKITRAVASIDAGKQDCLYLGNLDAKRDWGHARDYVEGMWRILQQDEADDYVLATGETHSVREFVELAFGHIGRGIEWRGEGVDEEGVCQKTGKVVVRIDPRYFRPTEVDLLLGDPSKARAKLGWTHTTAFRDLVRDMVESDMRLAANGDDHR; encoded by the coding sequence TTGTCGAAGGTCGCTTTGATCACGGGTGCCACCGGGCAGGATGGCGCCTACCTCGCCGAGCTGCTGCTGGGCAAGGGCTATGTCGTCCATGGCGTCAAGCGCCGCTCCTCGTCCTTCAACACCGGGCGGATCGAGCATCTCTACCGCGACCCGCATGAGGAAGGCGTGCGCTTCTTCATGCATTACGGCGACCTGACCGACAGCACCAATCTGATCCGGCTGGTGCAGCAAATCCAGCCGACCGAGATCTACAATCTGGCAGCGCAAAGCCACGTGCATGTGAGCTTCGAGACGCCGGAATACACCGCCAACGCCGATGGCATCGGCACGCTGCGCCTCCTGGAAGCGATCCGCATCCTTGGCATGGAGAAGACCGCGCGTTTCTACCAGGCCTCCACCTCGGAGCTCTACGGCAAGGTGCAGGAGACGCCGCAGCGTGAGACCACGCCCTTCTACCCGCGCAGCCCCTATGCCGCCGCCAAGCTCTATGCCTACTGGATCACGGTGAACTACCGCGAGGCCTACGGCATGCACGCCAACAACGGCATTCTGTTCAACCACGAGGGCCCGACCCGCGGCGAGACCTTCGTCACCCGCAAGATCACCCGCGCGGTCGCCAGCATCGATGCCGGCAAACAGGACTGCCTGTATCTGGGCAACCTGGACGCCAAACGCGACTGGGGCCATGCGCGGGACTATGTCGAGGGCATGTGGCGCATCCTGCAGCAGGACGAGGCCGACGATTACGTGCTGGCCACCGGCGAGACCCACTCGGTGCGCGAATTTGTCGAGCTGGCCTTCGGTCACATCGGGCGTGGTATCGAGTGGCGAGGCGAGGGCGTGGACGAGGAAGGCGTCTGCCAGAAGACCGGCAAGGTGGTGGTCCGCATCGACCCCCGCTATTTCCGTCCGACCGAGGTCGACCTGCTGCTGGGCGATCCCAGCAAGGCGCGGGCGAAGCTGGGCTGGACCCACACCACCGCTTTCCGCGATCTGGTGCGGGACATGGTCGAATCGGACATGCGGCTGGCGGCCAACGGCGACGATCACCGCTGA